The genomic region ATTGTCTTGGTTGGCGAAGCCCATAGATCTGTTAGTTTCCTAGTTCTAACTTCTACTTTCTccatttttcttcctttttttttttacttttgcttcACTCAACTGCTCTTGTATTTGTACATTTCTGTATTCGACACTTAATGAATAATATATGCGTGCACATGGAGTGAGTGAGTGAAATCGTCAGAACGATTTTTATAGTAGTTTGGTAACAAATGATCGCAAGTACCTCAGTGGTACAGTGAtatgtatacggatttacaacactagaatatgagtttcgatacccctgattGACAGaatatagatagcccattgcgtttctttgtgtttaactttaaacaaacaaaacaaatgattgCATATCACTTTCTGTATTTAACTCCAAAAATTCCAATGTTGTACCTGGAAGACTTGTATTCTATACCCTCCAATTAATCATGCTTGACAAGTTGTCATGATACTTTCTAGGGTACTTGTATCACTACAGTGAAAAAATTGTAGTAACATAAAGACTTTTCAATCTTGAGGCACCTAACCTCTCCTTATGAACCTACTAGAAATGAAAGAAGACGCTCACATATCGGTTCCTTGATTTCTTTTAAAGCCGCGGAAAATCTTGGCTGGTGCTTATACTTTAGTTGCTTTTAGTCTCCTAAACGTTTTAGTTATCACCAAggaattaatatttcaataatatactTGGTCAAATATAAAACCTCAGTTCAGGATCAGGCCCtatcatttataataacaaataattattttgattatatttgaATTGTATCATTAGTCCAAAAAGTTAAGGAATAGAGTTGAGCTGGTTGATACCATTCTGATATGCAAGAATACCGTGAAGTTTCTACTTTGTTATTCTTAATGTaaaattcttcaaaatatttcgtttgttttagGCATCTGTAAGTTTGTGCacaatggaaataaaaaaattgttaagttCATTTCAGTCTCGCTGTCTTTATTCCTTTTTCATTCCCTAACACGTTGTCTGTACCTGGATAGAATAGTAGTGAAGATGCTCCATATGTATGAAGGTCGACAGTAGTATCAGTCAGTGGTAGACCAGGTAATGTTTCGAAGTCACAAACTCTCTTATGTTTGAATGGAAATGGCAATTCTCATGAGCAGTGCTGGTTGCTCTAGAAATGTCCGACATTACAGATTCAACTATATAGTACGAAATTTAGACAGGTTATAGAATTATATTGAATAAACCAGTTAGCTTGGAAATAAGTCTTGAGAGAGTAGAACCAACCTAATCAATTTGCAACTCCAGTAACAATGGCTGGTAGCATCCAATGTAAACATAaatattgtgtatgtatttaGATCAGAAGAAGTAAGGGTGTAGAAGCCAGTTTCCCTATCTGAAAATATGTAGCGGTTCCAATAAATATTCACCAGAACAATGTATGAAATCCAAAATACGACAATCCAAGCACTGTCGTTCGGGAGCAATTTCAGATAGTTTCTGAAAAGCTTCATAATTTGAGTGTATGAAGGGCATTGCTTTATTTCATCTATATGCCATTGCAAGCATTATTATGGTACGTCCTTTAATCGGTGCTCCTGCAGCTATGCTTAGAAAACCTTTCAGGCGATCCTCAAGTGAACTTCATACACAAGCTCGTAGTTGTACTTGTGTCTCTTTACGACACTAATTATTGATGAATGAGCAGTTTGGTTGCCAGATTACTGAGCCCTGCATCATCATATTTCTTTTCAATGATGTACAGGAAGTTACAGAATAAACACGACCTGATTCAATTGACCTTTGTGCTTTCACACCATTTCTGATGCTTTTttatacaaagttttataaaacagacaaataatATCCTAAATATTCAAGACCCTCgtaattttcaatttttgatTGAATATCTAACATACAGTAAGCATTTTTCACTGAAACAATGATGGTTGGTACATAAACAAAAGCTTCATTAGCGATTGTGATCTGATTCTTAATCACTATGTTTACGCCTGTCTAAAAGCCTAATTCCTGGCAGGTAGTGTAATTTTGCAAAATGATTTTCCCATAGGAAATTTTGCCTTCTGCTTTGAGTTGTTTTATAAGGGTGTAAGAGAAACTGTGTCCCTTTGGATACTGGCATAAAATTAGGGACAGAAACAGAGGAGTGCCATAATGGAACTAATTTTCTTCTGTGTCAGGACTTTTGATTTTGGTAGCTCAGCAGTAACTCTCTTTGGCTGCACACTTATCTCACTGATGTAGTTTGATACTCCATCTCCACTTTTCCTGTCTGTGAATATTGTCTTACCCTAGAATTGTCAAGATACACAGATGAAAAATGTTGGGGAAAAGAACAACTTATTTTTTCTCTGTGACCATCTCATGGAGAAATAGGGATgtcttttgtttttcagtttaaaataaaatatttcaatatttcatgaATTAGATGGCTCAAGTTTATGATAACTTAAGCATTTCTTTTCGGTTACTTTATAGACAAAATAACTTGCTTGGTTGCCTTTACTACTTCTTTGTTCACGCCATACTCTAGATTCTGTCAAAAACATCACAGTGAGCTCAACACAAAGGTTGAAAGAGGTATTACAATTCTTTTTCCTGACAAAAACGAATTTTAGGATATAATATTTCTTCAATAatagattaacaaacaaaaatattaactatcaaaaactacttactttattcaGCGGTCGCTTTatcatatatgtatgttttataagtACTCTTGCATGCAATTAACATAATCATTAACAAACAGATACAaacaataatgtgaaataaatttgtattctcaagacggctggtatgggtggtaaaactatatttaaaataattgtttgtttatttgtttcttttgaatttcgcgcaaagctactcaaaggctatctgcgctagccgtccctaatttgacagtgtaagactagatggaaggcagctagtcatcaccacccaccgccaactcttgggcttctcttttaccaacgaatagtggaattaaccgtcacattgtaacgcccccacagcaaaaagggagagcatgtttggtgcgacggcgattcgaacccgcgatcctcagattacgagtcgaacgccttaacccacctggccatgccgggcccatttaaaataaagtacagaacaacgttttgaccttcttatgttatatttaacaaagtgagtttctcgtcatcatgaaacaaatttattgttaaaatcagggggaaaatataatataatttttttttatcagacaaATTCTCTTGATTGCTAAAAAGTTGATGCCATATTTTTGTCTCTAACAGCAatttaacaatttgtttgttatttgtgttgcaaaatattatatatataatttagttagaAGATTCAATCTAAATCAAATGCGACATCTatgagatttatttaaaatagagTAAGGGGAAATGTCGGAAGCGTTGGAAACTTTGTCTGTTGCATGGAATGTAATTTCTAAAGCTTTTAGGCCCGCGTTGGATTCTGGAAGTAATGATGAGTATTTACCATCGTATGAAGACCTGAAGGCTTCTGTAGAACTTCTTCATCAGCATGGTATAGCTCATATTGTAGAAGAATGGTTTTTCGAGACACTACAACAAGATTTAAGAGAAATAATTGTTCCGAGGTTTTGGAGTCATTTTGACTTTAAAACTGTAGATGCTAGTGGAAATCCTGACACATTTTTtggttcaaaatattttcttgttcttCTTCATGCAGTAAAAGAACTTCATTCTTCATTCCAGTTGTACATTCCGTGTGTTTCCCAACTTCAGTGTTTACATGAAGATCTGCAAGCAGAAGAGGATACTCTTCCAACTGAAACACGGAAATTTCTACAAGGTTCAGACCTTTCATTAGCTAGTCGTGTTCATCTTGTGCTTAAAGCCCTACTTTTAGCAAAACTTCCTCAGCAATTTAGTAACAATCTTATTGATTTCTACAGTAGAGCTTTTAAAGCTTTCCAAATCAAACAGCCTTTAGAGAAATGTGAGGAGGAAGATTTAGATGACCAGTTAGAATGTTCAGCTTGTGAAAATGATAATGAAAACTGTTGCTGTGTTGAGGTATTAAATACTTTTCAGGAAGTCAACCAACATTTGAAAGAGTTAAATATTTTGGAAGCAGTAGCAGGAGATGCTGTTACCACTGTAGCGTATCGGCACATTAAGGATTATGTTCAGAAAACTTGTAAAGGAAACTATGAGAACTCTTATTTGCCCCAGTTGGAAAGATGGCTTGATGGAGCTTTATTGATGTGGATGCAATCTGTGTACAGTGAAAGCAATGCAgaatatgttgttttaatatgtaatatCAAAGAACAGATGAATCACTTCCTGTATGAAACATACACAACAGTTCGAACAGAAGAATTATTTAGTATCATTATAGAGTTTCCTGAATCGCAAGCAGCTTTGGAAGacttaaaagtttgtttagaaaaGACTAACTTAAGACAAAACCTaataacttcattaaaaaattcCCTTGAAAGACGACTGTTACACCCAGGAGTTAACACAGCTGATATTCTCACAGCATATATTTCTGCAATTAAGGCTTTAAGGATACTTGACCCTACAGGTGTTATTCTTCAACTTGTTTGTGAACCAGTTCGTAAATATCTCCGACTCAGGGAAGACACTGTACGATGCATAGTCTCTAGCTTGACAGATGATGGTTGTGGAGAACTAGCCTCTGAGTTAATGAAAGGTGCTCCATTGCTGCTCGATGATAATTATCAAGCTGATGAAGAGAGTGTAAATTGGGAATCTTGGCAACCTGATCCAAGTGATGCAGATCCTACTAAGACTACACAAAGTCATAGATCTCACGACATTATTAGTATGCTTGTCAGCATTTATGGAAGTAAAGACCTCTTTGTAAAGGAGTATTGTGTTCTGTTAGCTGATCGTCTTCTCTCAACCTTTTGCTATGACACTGTGAGAGAGATCCGTTATCTTGAACTCTTAAAACTCAGATTTGGAGAATCACAGCTTCATCAGTGTGAAGTGATGCTTAAAGATGTAGCAGACTCCAAGCGAATCAATGCTCATGTGAATTCAGAAAAAATGGTAGCTGATTTCAGAGTAGGAGAGTTTCCACTAAATGCTATGATACTTTCAGCCCAGTTTTGGCCTACGTTGCGTGAAGAACACTTACAGTTACCAGAGATAGTTGAGAAAGCATTAGACTCTTATAAAAAGGCATTTGAAGCTTTGAAAGGTAACCGAACTCTCTGTTGGAAAGGTCATTTGGGATTGGTGAACTTGGATCTACAATTGAAAGACCGAACACTGAATTTTTCTGTTTCACCAATACATGCCACTATTATATGGCACTTCCAGGAGAAAGCTCGTTGGAGTCTGGAGGCACTCAGTGGAGTTACTCGAGTGCCTACCTCTGCTCTTCGAAGAAAAATTGCCTACTGGCAAACCCTTGGCATTTTACGAGAAGAAGCTACAGATGTTTTTGTTCTAGAAGAAGAGGAACCACAAAGGCAGTCCCTTGATGGATCAGTATTACctgatgaagaagaagaaaatggGTCTGTCATGGCCTCTTCACAAGATCAGAGAGAGGAAGAACTTCAGGTGTTTTGGTCATTTATTGTAGGCATGCTAACTAATCTTGGCTCCTTACCAATAGAGAGGATTCACAGTATGTTACGAATGTTTGCCATGCAAGGTTCAGGAACCACTGGTTGTAGTATTCATGAACTACGGCAGTTTTTGGACAGAAAGGTTCATGAACAAAAACTTGTGTATTCAGGTGGTTATTATAGACTTCCTAGGGTATAACTTGTTACATTTTGACATCTGAATATTAACTACTATGAAAGATAAACAGATGTAAGATGTTTATAATCTAATAAGTTAAACTTATTCAGAGTTAATCATGTGTTTCAaatttagttattgtattttaatctCCATGTagataagtttttaaataaatcttttacagaatattatagtttcctgtattgttttattgtgttttaataactGTCTCTTTGTCAAGTGTTTGTTAATACACTTTGAAGGAAACCTGTTACCTTGAATGTCTAAAACTCTAGACAATCAATTTTATGAGAAACTGAAGattgaactgttttattatttcttcaaagAATCTTTTGTTAggtctttaatattttattattcagtaagtttattattatatttgtattacccGTGTtgtgtatgttcatataatatatacatatgagaGAGATAAACATTAGtgaagtgtttttattgttttaaaactgttcttACTGTAAAGTACTTCATTAGAAGGCCAAGTAAGGTTTCTCAAACTATATACAtgcttgtattatttatttaatttattgtttcttttgtgaAGGTTAATAACATCTTATTCCTTTTGATATATGATGCATGTACATTTCGAGCTGTAGATGGTAACTTTGTAACCTTCAGTGGTTTGTGATGTTAAGTACAAGGAGCTATTGTATATGACTGAACCAGTTACTTGGAAGCTTGTTTTTTCATCATTGTTATTCCTAAACTGATAGAATAGTTTTCattttgaagataaatatttaaaagactgCTGTCTTTATGGGTTATTTTTTTGTGATTGACAAACTATTACACAAAATATAGGAgatgtaaagtatgttttatatttattttaatcaatatctAGCATAGGGATTCTAATTTTTAATAGTCAGTATTAAATAAATAGgtgtaaaaaataagtttaaagtacAAATTAAAGCTTTTGTTAAGCCTTGAAGAGATGCCTCTTGTCAAAGCTTGACATTACTTTTCAATATTGCATGCCTATGCTGTACATACAGTATTCAAACTACCTTTAATCTGAAACGTAGTGCTTGGAAGACTactgtaataatttaaaactataagTGACAGCTATCAGGATTTTCATACTTTAATTACTTGTATTTCAATGATAAATATTCAACACTCGTATGTTTGTTTAACAGTGTTCTTAAAAGAATAGCAATCACAcaatcagtttttttctttttagatctCTTAGTATCATATTTCTTGCCTAAtgatgtaaatgttttttaattagatGCTAAAATAATTTGTAGTCCAACCTAATAATGATACAGTTCAATGGGAAACTTTAATATCAATGATATATCTTTCTATGCacgtaatgtaataaaattatatttttgtttttaaactgttgtatAGGAATCATAGAAATTAAAGccatatatattgtattttaagatGGGAAACGTGCATTTGAACCTACAATATTgacatatatttaagtttttccATAAATAACATATTCAAGTTTTATTAAGTGGTCAGTGGACTCATTAATCTAAGCTGTcccatacatatatacacaatatcaGAAAAATTCATAACCAAGTTATACAGTAAGtagtatttttgaaattatacacTAATTAaagtatatacagtcatgtggaAATGTTAGGACATcatatgaaagcctgtgtatttttgtaacagttttggatatatagatatttaatctcaattttaacaatactgagagattataggaatataactaaacaattaaaactgaagaaaggacttttcaagatcttctgtaaatgtaattctacaaaaatgcatattttaactgaggaaaaagttaagatacccccacatttattcccacttaaaatggcccaactcacacacaggtgtatcacaccaggtgcacacgATTAGATgatcattactcagcattttgaatgaggcttgccctatttaaacctcagacatttagtttggtgtgctcctgactgttgaagtgagagtgagtgccatggtgagagcaaaagagctgtctgaggccttcagaaagaaatttgtagcagcttatgagtctggtaatggatttaaaaagattttgaaattagccattccactgtccagaaaacagttaacaagtggagggctttcaaaacaactgccaacatgtccaggtctggttgtccaagcaagttcaccccaagagcagactgcaagatgctaaaagaagtatccaaacaccctaacatgtgtTAGGGTGAAGAaatcatgggacctacagcaggctctggctactgttgatgtgaaagtgcatgcctctacaatcagaatgagactgcacaagtttaacttgcatgggagctgtgcaagagaaacatcaaggccagactgaagtttacCAGAGAGAATgcagacaaagaccaggacttgtggaataatgttctttggacagatgagtccaaaattgaattatttggataccagaacaaaggacatgtttggcataaaacaaatacagcatttcaggaaaagaacctcataccaagtgtgaagcatggaggtggaagtgtcatggtttggggctgctttgctgcagcaggacctggacagctcacaatcatattATCCAactatgaattctactgtgtatcagagggtgcttgaggatgaTGTGaaaccatctgtaagaaaattaaagctgaagcggaactggactctgcaacacgacaatgacccaaaacataccagtaaatccagcAAGGaatggctgaaaactaagaaatggagagtcctggtatggctgagtcaaagcccagatcttaatcccatttagatgctgtggggtgacttgaaacgagCTGTACattgcaagaaacccctcaaacatctcacagctgaaagagttctgcattgaggagtggggcaaactttttcagaccgatgtcagagactggtagattggtacaagaagcatctcactgcagttatttcagccaaagggggtaacactagctgttaggaggtagggtgtcctaactttttcctcagttagaatatgcatttttgtagaattacatttacagaagatcttgaaaagtcttttcttctgttttaattgtttatttatattcctataatctctcagtattgttaaaattgagattaaatatctatatgtccaaaaatgttacacaaatacacagactttcatagggtgtcctaactttttcacatgactacaTGTGTACTAGAAATGATAATTGAAATTAGAATATATATGGTGTGGGTATTAAGTTGTTCTGTGTTGTATGTTTGTCTTGTTGTTTACACTTTCTGTCCTTTCATGAGTGTATGTTGctgataacaaagccacattgggctaacTGCTATGTTCACTGAAGGGAATCAAagcactgattttagcattgtaaatcaatAGACTTAGTGCTATCCAAGCAGAGGGACATGTTTTTATGAATGCTATAAGTTAGTTATATCAGGTCATTTGgctaattaagtttttatttttttatctccaAAGACTGGATGTCAAAATCAAACAACCTGTGTGTAGGAACATCCATGTTCCTATCCAACAGGAACTTTAAAAAAGTTCAAACTGTCTATGGTACCACATTGGATCTTAATGGTTCTAAGGGAGAGAAATAATTGAACTTAAGAACAACACCATAGTTGAGTACATAAAACTTTCTAcaggtttattttaatattcatataatttaaaaactaactCTTTAATCCctcattactttatttattgaaatctTTGTGGTATAAAACACAAGGTTATTTTTCTACTGAGAGTAAATTTCAAATAGGCCTTTATTACTGATGATATAGTTTCTATGTAAATAAtgtagtaaaattaaatttttaagtcTTCCAACCATTATACAAGGATAATTTTTGAAGTTTTACTTAATAcagattaatataaattactgttCAATATTATGCTCTTGTTTTTTTCTACACTAGTGTACTCCACTCAAAATTATACACCTTCTGGAGTAACAGCAAAATTGTTCATAGGGatagttatatatttacatttatatttatgcaATACAGAGCACATGTTAAACATGATTGAGATagatatcattaaatatataaattttgcacATACAGTCAAGGAAAATTTATGACTAAAGTATATGATTATgtagttgttttagaattatacaTTAACTAGAATATAAGTGTTCTGGAAATGATGTTTTGcctattgttttatttctgtacttGACTACAACAACAGCTAAAGATGACAGTTTGTAATCTGTCTTTTGTTGCTCATTCTTTGATTTCTAAAGTTTATGTACCTGAAAATATACTATATAGTATAAAGTTTGAATTTATTACTTTATGTTATGGTTAGGCTGGTTGAGAATCTTCCATAATTATTTATGCAACTGTCTAGAATTCTTGGAGAG from Tachypleus tridentatus isolate NWPU-2018 chromosome 1, ASM421037v1, whole genome shotgun sequence harbors:
- the mr gene encoding anaphase promoting complex subunit morula; translated protein: MSEALETLSVAWNVISKAFRPALDSGSNDEYLPSYEDLKASVELLHQHGIAHIVEEWFFETLQQDLREIIVPRFWSHFDFKTVDASGNPDTFFGSKYFLVLLHAVKELHSSFQLYIPCVSQLQCLHEDLQAEEDTLPTETRKFLQGSDLSLASRVHLVLKALLLAKLPQQFSNNLIDFYSRAFKAFQIKQPLEKCEEEDLDDQLECSACENDNENCCCVEVLNTFQEVNQHLKELNILEAVAGDAVTTVAYRHIKDYVQKTCKGNYENSYLPQLERWLDGALLMWMQSVYSESNAEYVVLICNIKEQMNHFLYETYTTVRTEELFSIIIEFPESQAALEDLKVCLEKTNLRQNLITSLKNSLERRLLHPGVNTADILTAYISAIKALRILDPTGVILQLVCEPVRKYLRLREDTVRCIVSSLTDDGCGELASELMKGAPLLLDDNYQADEESVNWESWQPDPSDADPTKTTQSHRSHDIISMLVSIYGSKDLFVKEYCVLLADRLLSTFCYDTVREIRYLELLKLRFGESQLHQCEVMLKDVADSKRINAHVNSEKMVADFRVGEFPLNAMILSAQFWPTLREEHLQLPEIVEKALDSYKKAFEALKGNRTLCWKGHLGLVNLDLQLKDRTLNFSVSPIHATIIWHFQEKARWSLEALSGVTRVPTSALRRKIAYWQTLGILREEATDVFVLEEEEPQRQSLDGSVLPDEEEENGSVMASSQDQREEELQVFWSFIVGMLTNLGSLPIERIHSMLRMFAMQGSGTTGCSIHELRQFLDRKVHEQKLVYSGGYYRLPRV